The genomic window TCAAGGAGGGCGGAGTCTTCGACCGCCGCTCTGAATCCCTTGACGTCCTCAAAGCTCCTCAACCTCACGGTGACGACGACGCTCTTGCTACCCTCAAAGGGGCTCATCTCGGCGTAGATCGGAAAGCCCTTAACAATTCCAGTAATCCTCCTTCCGTCATCGCTTGCCTTGAGGCCGTGCTTTTCCGCCGATTCTCCGAGAGACAACCCGGGCTCCATCATTCAATCCCGCCAGATATGAAAAATAGAAAAACAGGGGGGCAACCCGAAAGATCGCCCCCCTTGATAATTTAAACAGCTCCCTCCCAACCCCTACTTCATCATCCCCCTCAGCTCCCGCTTCAATATCTTGCCCACGGCCGACACCGGCAGCTCGTCCATGAAATCTATCCTCTTGGGCACCTCGTACTTTGCCACCTTCTTCCTCATGTATTCGATTATCTCCTCCTTCAGCTTGTCGGTTCCCTCCACACCGGATTTAAGGACAATGGCCGTGGCCACGATCTCCGAGCCGGGCCTGTTCGGATCGGGAAGACCTATGGTTGCGGCCATGTCGATATCCTTATGCTCCATCAGGGCGTCGTCGACGTTTCTGGTAAATACCTTGAAGCCGGATACGATGACCATATCCTTCAGCCTGTCCACGACGTAGAAGTAGCCGTCCTTGTCCATCTCGCAGATGTCGCCGGTGTACATCCACCCCCCCTTGAGGGCGTTTTTCGTTTCCTCCGGCTTGTTGTGGTAACCGATTGTAAAAACCTGGGGCCCCTTCACCACGAACTCCCCCGCCTCCCCGACCGGGACTATCTTTCCGGTTGTGGGATCCACCAGCTTGACCTCGGTGTCCGGATAGGGAATCCCCACAGACCCCGGTTTCTTGAGACCGTATAGGGGAAGGCAGGTCGTGACCGGGCTTGTCTCCGTCATGCCTAAGACCTCCAGCAGCTTCCCCTTCCCCACGACGCTCTCGAACTCCTTGATGTACTCGGCCGGGAAGGGTGCGGCACCGCTGACAAACCACTTGACGCTGGAGAAATCGAGCTTTCTGAACTTCGGCTTCTTTAAAAGCTCGATGAAGATAGTCGGTACGTTCACGATGCCGTTCGGCCTGTACTTATCGATCGCCGAGATGATGAAGTCGAGGTCTCTCGGGTTCGGTATTGCGACCTGGGAAAATCCCAAACTCATGGCAGTCATCCCGACAAAGAGACCCGCCATGTGAAAGAGGGGAAACGCCGAGAGCATCGTATCATCTCCCACCTTGGCGTCCAGCCACACTGTCATCTGCATTATATGGTTGGAGATGTTCCTCTGGGTCAGGACGGCCCCCTTCGGCGGGCCCGTGGTACCGCCCGTATACTGCATCAGGGACGGGGCATCCATCTTGACCTTCCTCAAGACCGGATCGCCCGGCATCTCGTCAAGAAGCTCCAAATAGCTCTTGACGGTGATCCCCTCTATCGGCTTCACCTCCCCCGTAGGTATCTTCTTCAGGAGCTTTCCGAGGAAACTTTTTATCGCCGGAAGGTAATCCGCGATTCCCGCCGCGACCACCGCCTTGACCCCGGTGTTTCCGACTATCTTCTCCACCCTGGGCAAAAGGGCGTCCAGGGTTACCAGGACCTTCGCTTCGGAGTCGTTCAGCTGGTACTCCAGCTCCTCTGCGGACAAGAGGGGGCTTACCCCGGTAAGGATGCAGCCCGCCTTCTGGATGCCGACAATGGAAATGTAATAGGCGGGGATGTTGGGGAGATTGACGCCGACGGTGTCTCCGGGCTTCAATCCCATCTTTATAAGAAAATTTGCAAACTTGTCGGCGTAGTGGTCGAGCTCACCGAAGGTGATCTTCGATCCCATGTAGTAGATCGCCGGGTGATCATTCCCCACACTCTTAACCGCCTCCTTGAACAGCTCCGCATAGGTCTTGTCAGGATATTTAAGCTTCTCCTTCACATGTTTATCGTAAAACTTCAGCCACGGCTTCTCCGCATACGGATTTTTTTCCGCCATAATATTCCTCCCTAATGATTAATTTTCACGCCCCTTAAGGGCCCAAATAAAAACCTCTCTACTATTTCAAGCAAATCAAAATTTGCCTCTGGCCTTCCCTAAAATAACAAGCATATCTCGTCCATTCCGACGGATACTTGGACACCTCCCCAGACAAGGAACTGCGGAGATTTATGGAGACGATCGCAACTTTAGAGATTCAAGCAACAAGACAGGGCACCGTCGAGGGAACAGAGGGGAGCCGTCCTCATATGTGCGGCGGCGAAAGAGAACCCCGCCTGACATCGCCGGAGCCATAAGCCGTGGATGAAGATTTTAGGTCGGTATAAATGAGTGCCGTTTTATAGAAATAGTCATTTAAATGGAACAGTGTTGCCGCTTCTATCCATCGACTCAAGAGCCATAGCGATCGCGCATCTGATTTCAGGATATTCTCTCTCTATCCCTTTCGGCGATTACCCCGCCGTACCTCCCACAAATCTACACAAATATCCCAACACAAATATCCGTATACCCACCTCCAAAAATTCACGCCATTTAAACAGGGATGGCATCACCCTCCCCCCTTTAACTGCCCCTCCTTTACCCCACCAATCCATATTACCCCTTCTTAATACTGTCGGTGCCGACGCCTGCTGCATCTTCGCTCTTTATCCCGCTTTTCCAGTCGGCGAACTCCTTCGCCTCGACCTTCATCCCCTCGTTGAGACTCAAGCCCCCTCCAACGTTGATCATCCTCTTCATCCTCCTTACGGCGTCGGGGCTGTAGGAGCTTATGAGGCTAGCCACCCTCATCGCCTCGTTCATTAATTCGCCTTGGGGAACCACCTTGCTTGCGAGTCCCGCGCTAAGGGCTTCGCTGGCGTCCATGAACTCCCCCGTAAAGGACATGAGCTTTGCCCTATAAGTCCCGATGATCCTCGGGAGAATCTGTGTCATTCCAGCCCCAGGCACGATCCCGACCCGGGCGTGGGTGTCGGCGAACCTGGCGGTCTCGGAAGCTATCACGACGTCGCACCCGAGCACCAGCTCCAATCCTCCGGTGACCGCGTACCCATTCACCGCGGCAATCACCACCTTCTTCATGCTGCGCACGGCCACAAAGGCCCCCTCCCCGGCGAAGAGCTCCTTCGATTTGAGGTCTTTCTCCGCATTCATGAAAGACTCCATGTCGTTGAGATCGAGCCCCGCCGAGAAGGCCTTGTCCCCCGCCCCGGTGAAGATCACAACCGACACGTCGTCGTCCTCGTCGGCGGCCTTGAAGGCCCTCTCGATCTCCTGAAGCATTACGAGCGACAGGGCGTTCCTCGCTTCCGGGCGGTTTATGGTAATTACAAGAATCGAGTCTTTCTTTTCCACAAGAATGTTTTCGTCAGCCATTGAATCACCTTTTACTACATCAACAAATAATTTAACATTTCCAGTCTTACTTAGAATTTGAATCCCAACAGTCTATTCAAAGCCCACACACACACACACACAACTTCAAACCGAGCCGATTGGAGCGATTAGATAATCAATCGGCGAGCCTTACAAGATATTCCTCCGAGATTAAGACCCTTCCCTCCCGCTCCATCCTTGCCAGTATCCCCCTGACGAGATTGATTGAGAGGACCAGCATGGGGCCCATCGCCTTGGGGTAGATCTCCTCCGCAAGGCGGCCCAACTTTACCTTTTTGTGCTCCCTCAAGAACGCCTCGATCCTTTCTGGGAGCGCCTCATGGGCCAAGATGACCCTCTCAACCAGATCGTCCCATCTCTTTATGGGCGATCCGTGGCCGGGGGCGAGAATCTTCGGGTTTATCTCCCTCACCTTCATCAGGGATCTCATGTAGATTTCGTAGTGGGACATCCACCCCACACCGTCCCTCTCGACCATCACCAGGGGGGGAGGATCGTAGAGAGCCGAGAGGAGGTCGCCGGAGAAGAGAATCCCGGCCTCCTCGAGATAAAAGGAGACTGAGCCTTCCGTGTGCCCCGGCGTCTCGAAGACCGTTATCCTGCCCGCCCCGGTGGCGAACCGGTCCCCCTCCGACAGGGCGCCGTCCGGGACGATCGTCTCGTGTCCGAAGGCGCGGGAGTCATACTTAGAGAATTCAAGGTGAAACTTGAGACTCTTGTCGCCCACTCCAAGCTCCTTGTAGAAATCGGTCACCCTGTCGAGATAGCCGGCGAAAGACCCCTTTTTGAGGATGTCGAAATCGGCCCCGTTGAGGAGCACCCTCGCCCCCGATAACTTTTTTATCTCATCGGCCATCCCGAAGTGATCCCGGTGCCCGTGCGTCAAAAGGATGAGGCCAACATCTTCGATTTCCCTTCCAGTCTCCTTTAACCCCTCCCTGATCACGTCCATCGAGCCTGGGCTCGAAAAACCGGCGTCGATTAGGATCGGAACTTCCCCGTCTATGAAAAAGACGTTGGCATTGGGGACTACAAGGGGCATCGGAACCTTCACGGCCGTAACGCCCCACCGGCCCAAATACTCCTTTCGATTGATCCCTTTTGAAAACTCCTTCTCTTCCATAGCGGAGCTGCACTCCTTCAGATCACTTAAAGTGGTCCGCCATACGATCTATCTTTGCGGTTGTCTCAAGCTCATAACCGTAGATCAGATAGAATATGAGCCTGTCGAAGAAGTCGACCACCCTGTTGTTCACCTCCAATATCTGGTATAGCTCATAGGTGGTGGAGAGGAACCCGTGGGATAGGACATAGAGCCATATGTGTCTCTTAAGCAAGAGCTGGGCGCTGACTACATCGGAGAGGGGACGAGGTTCGATTGCCCTCTTTTGACCCAGCTTGATGTAGATGTCCTTTACATCTCCCCCCTTATCCTTTTCATCGAGCCAATTGCCCAGCTCCTTAAGAATAGACATTCCATAGCCCATGCACTCCTCCCTGGCCATCTCATGGAAGGAGGGTGTGCTCTCGTTTTTATGGATATCGTTGATCCAGTAATCGGTGATCTCTTTGGCGTTTTCCTCAATAAGTTTTACAAACTTTTCTGATATCATAAAGCACCCTCTTCAATTATCCTTGGCGATTTATACAATGAACATCTCAATATCATCTAATCCATAAAGACTGTCCTGTTCTTTATCAATACCAGAATCGATATTAAAAAGAAAGTCATCCATAAGGCAATAGATATAAAAAACTCGCGGGAGCCCGGCTTCATGAGGGAATCCCCTATAAATACAAAGACAAATACCCAGATCAGACCGCCCAAAATAGTCCCTATGGTGTATTGGGTAAACGTAATCCCCGAGAGTCCCACGGCGTAGTTCTGGAGCGCCACAGGGGTCACCGGCACGAATCTGATAATGAAAGTGACAAGGACACCGTTTTTAGCAAGACCCCTGTCTATATTGACTCCCCGTCCGGAGACGACGGCCACTATCTTCTCCCTGAACATCCCCCTCGCCAAGAAGAACGCAAGCCATGCGTTCATTATAAATCCGAATGCGGAGAGCAAGAAGCCCGACACGGTGCCGAAAATAATTCCCGAGACCATAGAGAGCGGGGAGACCGGGAAGACAAAGAGAGGAAGAATCAGATAGCTTAAGAGAAACACCGGCACGGCCCAATTCCCGAGACCCCTCAAGAACTCCTTTAGATATTTAACGCTGTAGGCTTCATAGAGCGGTGAAAAACGAAACAAAAGATATATTCCCACCACAATAAGGAAAAAAATGAGGAGACCCTTTAGCTCTTTGAAAACAAGATGAAACAGTCTAATATCCTTTTTCCCACTTCTTTCCATTTTTCCGGTTCCGCCTCCCCTGCAATTTACCCAAACCCTCTTCAAGACAAGCCTCTCATAGACCCTTATGCCTGCCGGGGTTCGAGCGAAGCGTGAAAACAGTCTTTCCAAAACGAGATAGTGATGGACAACAGTTTCCAGGCAAGCTTTTTTTATGATTATATTTTGAGTAACCTTAGATGTCAAACACTTCCTTTACAAAATTCGGAAAAAGGGAAGGGATTGTGACCCCATATTTCGCTTTTCAAGCTCAAAAAAACCGCTTCCCATCGGAGGACGACTAAAATATAAAATTGTTTTTATATTGACAAAACAGCGGACATCTGGTATTTTTTACACAAGGTCGCTGAAGAATTTATGTCTCATCCTACATTTTAACTCTAATCAACCTCAAATTCAACCTCCCGTTACGCAACTGACTTGTAGATTTACGCATCACCCTTCGATGGATAATCTGAAGGCCGGTTGAACACAAGTTGACGGAAAAAAATTGAATATCTGAAGGATCTTGACTCGTGATCCTTAATCCGTCTTTATTTCCGGAATCACAAGGAGTGTAAAGAAGGATGTCAGTAGAAGTAACATGCCCAAATTGTGAGTCTTCAAGGGATATAAACGGGCGTTTCCTCGCCCACGGGCTCAAGCTCACCTGCCCAAACTGCAGGTCCTCGTTCAAACTCCCCCAACAATATGAGATAGCCCTCGAGAATTCTACAAAATATTTCTACAAGTTGGAGATAGTCCAAAAGCCCAATATGCTCGACCCGTTCTTCAAAAAGAAAATCGAGACGATAATAAACAAGAGCACCGCCGAAGGCTGGATTCTCGAAAAGATAATGCCATGGACGATGAGAAACCTGTTTTTCAAAAAGGATGTCCTCTATCTATTCTTCAAAAAGAGCCGAAACGACGAAGAGGACGAGTGAAATATGACCTCGAAAATTAAGCCCGCCGTCTTGAAACCTTTCCCCGAAAAAAGGCTTCACTTCCCCCCGCCAACGATAGAAACTACACAAACCATCCGCCGAAGAATTGACAAATCCTACCATTGCCGTATAATTGTAAAAACCATAGATTAGGGAAACGCATCGCCGCGGGCTCCAACGAAAAGGAGAACTCCAAGAGTCGAGGGAAAATGGGAGACGAAGAATACAAATACCAATACGGGTTTTCCGAAGAGCACCCGGACGAGATGTACGACTTCGAAAAGAGGACCCGAAAGGGGAACAAGACGATGGCGGTGCTTCTGGACTACCTGTCGGGGAAGGGAAAAGACCCCACCGAATTGAGACTCCTTGACATCGGCTGCTCGACCGGATTTATGACAAGGCTTTACGGCCGTTACTTCGGGGAGGTCGTCGGGATCGACATAGACGAGGGGGCGGTTCGATACGCAAAAGAAAACAACTCGGGGGAGAACATCGGCTATTTCGTCTCCGATTCGATGGACACGGGCTTTGACAACGAATCGTTCGACGTCATCTCCTGCACCCATATCTACGAGCACGTCCCCGACTCAAAAAGGCTCGTCTCCGAGATATACAGGCTGCTCAAAAAGGGGGGTGCCTGCTACTTTGCAGCCGGAAACCGCCTGGTCCCGATCGAGGGGCACTACAGGCTCCCGCTCCTTTCGGTCATCCCAAAGCCGCTGGCCCACCTATACTTGAGAATATTGGGGAGGGGAACCTACTACTATGAAAGCCACCTCACATACCTGGGCCTCAAGAGACTTGTCTCCCCCTTTGAGATATGCGATTACACGCTGAAGGTAATCGAAGACCCCGAGAGGTATCACGCCGCGGACATGGTAAGGCCCGGCTCGATAAAGCAGAAGATCGCCCTGACCTTTCTGAAGGTCGCCTACTTCATCTCCCCCACCTACATCTGGGTGCTCAAGAAAGGAGATGGTTGAGCCGACCGAGCGGATTGATTCGACCTATCCCGCCCGGAAACCCGCCTTATAAGCGATGTGACCGATAATCCCGCTCTTAAAAACCCGTCACCCCTTAAACGGGCCGTCCCTCAAGGATGAGGGGGAAGGGGACCCGCAAAACGACCATTACTTCGGCGGAAGGCGAAACGCCCCGTCGAGCCTTATAGTCTCGCCGTTGAGGTACGGGTTTTTTATGACATCCCTTACGAGCCGGCCGAACTCCGGCATCGCCCCCATCCTCTTCGGGAAGGGAACCGATTCGCCGAGCTTCCTGATCTTCTCTTCATCCATGTATTTCGTGAAGAACGGTGTTAGAAAGAGCCCCGGCGCTATCGCAACAACCCTGATTCCCACACCCGAGAGGTCCCTCGCCATCGGAAGCGTCAGCCCGTAGACCCCCGCCTTCGATGCGGCATAGGCCGTCTGTCCGATCTGTCCCTCGAAGGCGGCGGCGCTCGAAACATTGATTATCACCCCCCTCTCCCCCGCACCCGTCTCACCCTCGTCCGGATCGTTCTTGCTCATCTCGAAGGCGGCCTTCGAGGCGACGTTGAACGTCCCTATAAGGTTAAGCCTTACAAGCTTCTCGAACGCGGCAAGGTCGTGGGGGCCTTCCTTCGTGATGGTACGCATCCCTATACCGTAGCCCGCGCAATTTACGAGGAAGTGTAAGGCCCCGAACCTGTCGATCGTTCCCCCAATCGCCTTGTTGACCTCCTCTTCCGAAGTCACATCGGTCTTGAAGAAGACTACGTTTCCACCCAGCTCCGAGGCGAGTCCCTCTCCTCCCCTCTCGTCCAGATCGAGTATACCGACTTTTCCCCCCTCGGATGCGAACATCCTGACCGTCGCCTCACCGAGGCCCGACGCCCCTCCCGTGACAATCGCCGTCCTGCCTTTAATCTCCATAAAAATCCCCTTTAAATTTTAACCATTTTCAAATCAAGACCAACACCGGTAAATTCACCCGGAATCCCTAAAAAACGACCTAATACAATATAAAAGCGGAAGTATGAACCTACAAATAAATCGGAAACGAACCTCGAACCATCCTCAAAAATCGGGGCGGTCCACTAATATTTAACACGATAGGCAAGGCCATTTCAAGAAGATTATTGAGGAGTTTTCGGCCAAGCCGGACGAATCGCCCAGACCTCAAAATTATATACAAAAAAAGTCGCCTATAAATTTGACACGGCCGACAAAAGGCCTTAAAATAGTGCGAAACAGGGGCCGATAACTCAGGCCCTTACCTTCAGGCGGGTTTTCAAAAAAAAGACCCGCGGGATATAACCATATCGACACCCTTCTACGGCATACACGAGGTATATTAACAAGATGGATCAAATAAAAAAAGTGTTGGATGCAATAAGCATGGTCGATTGGATTATCCCCTTTTTATTCATATTCGGCGGGCTTGTAATAGGCATCCTATTTGAAAAATTCATTCTCAAGAGGATCGAGCGCATCCTCGAAAAAACCCCCCTGGAGACGGATCACTTTATCATAAAGGCATTTAAGGGAATGAGCATCCTCATCTTTGTAACCATCGGCATCTACCTTGCCGTCGTTAACATCCACGCCAGCAAAAAGATAAGGGCCGTTCTCGACAAGGCTCTAATCGTGATAATCATCCTCGTCATTACCATAGTCGCGGCGAGGATAGCGGTCGGCTTCATCGAATACTACACCAAGAAGATAGGGAAGGTCTTTCCGTCGTCATCCATCTTCACAAACATCACCTACGTCGTAATATTGTCCATCGGATTTCTGATAATCTTGGACTACCTTGGCGTGTCCATCACCCCTTTGCTTACGGCTTTGGGGGTCGGCGGGCTGGCGGCGGCCCTGGCGCTGCAGGACACCCTGGCCAACGTCTTCAGCGGGATACACATAATCGCCTCAGGGAAGGTTAAGCCGGGAGACTACATCATGCTCTCCTCCGGAGAAGAGGGATACGTTCACGACATAACATGGAGGAACACGACCATAAGGGCGCTGAGAAACAACATGATCATAGTCCCAAACCAGAAGCTCTCATCTTCAATAATTACGAACTACAGCCATCCCGAGACAGAGATGTCAGTATTATATGAGGTGGGCGTAAGCTACGACAGCGATCTCGAATTCGTCGAGAAGGTCACCGTAGAGGTGGCAAGGGAGACATTGGATGAGGTCGAGGGGGGAGTGTCCCTATTCGAGCCGCTCATACGCTATAACTCCTTCGGTGACTCCTCTATAAAATTCAACGTCATCTTAAGGGTGACTACATACGAAGATCAATATAGATTAAAGCACGAGTTTATCAAGAGGCTCCACGTAAGATATAAGAAAGAGGGGATCGAGATCCCGTTCCCGATAACAACGATAAACATCCACGAGAAACAGTAGTTTCGTGAAAAAAAGCGGGAAGGGCGTGTGAATTAAGCCGTTTAACGTAAACGCCGATAAGCTCTTTATCAAGCATCCGATTATTTACATGAGGGGGAGAGAAAAAGTGCCTCTCACTTTTTGAAAAAGGAGGAATATGAGCAGTAAGAAAGATGAAAAACCGATATCGATCACAATAATCTCTATCTTCTTTATCCCGACAGCTTTTCTCATTTTTGTTCACGCCCTGATAAACTTCAACCTGAGACCGATAGCCGAGATATTTGAAATAATGCGGGCAATGGAGCTTACGGTCCCGACCTTTCTCATAATCCTCTTTTCCCTCAACAGACTGGTCGTTATCATTTCCTCTCTGGAGATAGCTCTTGTCCTCTTTATCGTACTCTCGGCGATTCAATTTCTAAAGCTTAAAAACTGGGCGAGGATCGCACTGACAGTCATCGCCCTGATCGAGACCGCCCTTCTTCTCTGCCACCTCGGCTTCTGGGCGCTGATGATAACTCTTCTCCCGGATGTGACGGCGACTCTATTGGAGGCTCGATCTCCAGAAGTATTGATAAAGCTGTTTCCATTCTACGCCTGTGCTATTTTTCTCCTTTTGATCTTGCCCCTTATTGCATCAATAGTCTTCTTAAGGACAGAGAAAATCAGATCAGCAATGTTATAACGTTAGAGGAGTATATTCCAAAACTTAAAGGAGGTGTTATTTGTATCATAAATTGAAAATTTCAAATTTTTTTAAGGAGTAAATCAAGTGGCAAAAAAAGAGATTAAAGTTTACGGTTATCGATGGGTGGTACTCGCGGTGTTTTTCTTGATCAACGTCATAATGCAGCTCCACTGGATAACGTTTGCCCCCATTACCATCGAGTCGGCGGAGTTCTACGGTGTAGACGAGCTGTGGATCGGCATGTTGTCACTGATCTTCATGGCTATCTACATCTTTATGTCTATTCCGGCGTCGGCCATTGTGGACAAGTATGGAATCAGGATAGGGGTGGGGATCGGGGCGTTTCTGACCGGTATCTTCGGATTGATGAAGGGACTCTGGGCCGAGAGCTTTGTGATGGTCTTTGTCGCCCAGGCGGGGATATCCGTCGCCCAGCCGTTCATCTTGAACTCGGTCACCTCCGTTGCGGTGAAGTGGTTCCCCATAAAAGAGCGGGCCACTGCGGCCGGAATCTCGATGCTGGGCCAGCTTCTTGGGGTTATGATTGCCATGGCGCTGACCCCGTTCCTCTTCAAGGCCTACGACATGAAGGGAATGCTCATGATCTACGGGGTGGCAACGGTCGCCATTACGGTCCTTTTTTTAGGGCTGATGAGGGAGAAGCCCCCCACCTCCCCCGATCCGGAGGGAAGGGAGGAGCGTCACACCGTCTTCGAGGGGCTGAAGCACATCCTTAAGCAGAAAGACATGATAATTCTTATTTTCATCTTCTTTCTGGCCATGGGGATGTTCAACGCCATTACCACCTGGATCGAGAGGATACTGGCCCCGAGGGGCTTCACCAGCGACCAGGCGGGGATTGTAGGCGCGATCATGCTGGTTGGGGGCATCCTTGGCGCAATAGTCTTCCCCACGCTGTCGGACAGGAAAGGAAAAAGGAAGTTCTTTATGCTGCTGGCGATAGCATTGATAACACCGGGACTTATCGGCCTGACATTCGCAACAAACTATACGCTCCTCTTGATATCGAGCTTTGTCTTCGGCTTCTTCTTCCTGGCGGCCGGGCCGATAGGCTTTCAGTACTCGGCGGAGGTAAGCCACCCCGCACCGGAAGCAACCTCCCAGGGACTCCTGGTGCTGTCGGCTCAAATATCCGGGATACTCTTCATCTTCGGGATGGACATGTTCACCACCGCCGACGGCTCGATGACGCCCTTCATGCTGGCGTACGTGGGGATGATGATATTAAACATTGTTCTTGCCGCCTTCCTCAAGGAGTCTGAGATGATAAAGGAGCCGGAGTAGGAGTGATCGGCCTGTTTGGCTAATGCCTTTTCAAAGCCCGTGAGTAATTGATGTGTTAACAGGCAATAGGCCGATAGACAAGGGGCTTAAGCCCCTTGTCCATAAGCCCATTGTCTATCCTAAATCAAAAAAGGGGGGCAAATCCTGCCCCCCTTGATATTTGTCCCAATCAATGGGATGTTGCAATTTACGGCGTCAGCGTATCGCTTGCATTGAAGTTGGTCCAAACCGGTCCGGTGCCCACTGCCGGCAAAGAATCGCCTATATCGTAGTTGCCCGTCCATGCCCCGCCCACCGGCGTAAAGGAGCAATCGCCCCAGTTTACGAAGTTCCCACCGCCAACGGTTCCGGTAGTGAGAATAAGCAAGTAATTGTTTAACGCACCGTCTATCGTCCCGGAGTTATCGGTGAAGTAAGTGGCAAGGGAAGTTACGTCTCCTATAATGCCACCACCACCCGTTATTATGCGTCCTCCATGAGCATCGTTTGTTCCCGAAGTTACATCCATGTAGTTGCTCTTGATTACACCGAAGACATTCCCAAAAGCATTGAGCCAAGTCCCGAAAGCGTTGTCATTGTTCCCGATTACGTTCATCATATTTCCCGCTATAATAGTCGGACTGGTTGCAGAACCTATATCTCCTCCAACACCTGAGGTAGCATCGAGGGAAATACCTATACCGACGTCATCTGCGTTGATCGAATTCAGCATGTTGTTTCTGGTGATTTTGGCGTAGATATTCGCGGAAGCTATTGAAATCCCGAACGCGTCACTCGCGGTTGTAGACACGTTAAGCACGTTTCCGGATATGATAACCGGGTTCGTCGCAGACCCTGCGTTTCCAGCGTCCGAATAAAGTCTAATGCCGTTGGAAGCGGCTATAGCATGACTTCCAACTATTCCACCTGACATGTCGTTTCCGGTGATTGTGGCGAAGATGTCGTCTCTAGCCCAGAAGTTGATCCCGGAAGCGGCAGCTCCACTGCCCGGCTTCACGGATACGGTATTCCCCGAGACTATGACCGGAGTTGCCGCAGAGCCTATGTAGCCGTTTTCTGGCGTTGAACTCCCCATCCACATAAAAATGCCGGATCCGTAAGGTCCTCCGACAATACTTACGTCGTTTCCTATTATGTTGGCAAATATTTGTGAGCCGGAAGCAGTGTAGTCCCTAAAATAGATGCCATAGCTACCGCTGGCACTGCCGGTTGCATCCGTAGAAATGGTATTGCCCGCAACTATAACGGGGGATGCGGCGGAGCCTATATTTGAGACATATTCAAAACCAATGCCCCATCCCCAACCATCCGCATCCAAATTTATTGTATTGTTCACAATCGTGGCAAAGACAGTGTCGCAACCGGCAC from Candidatus Zymogenus saltonus includes these protein-coding regions:
- a CDS encoding MBL fold metallo-hydrolase; protein product: MEEKEFSKGINRKEYLGRWGVTAVKVPMPLVVPNANVFFIDGEVPILIDAGFSSPGSMDVIREGLKETGREIEDVGLILLTHGHRDHFGMADEIKKLSGARVLLNGADFDILKKGSFAGYLDRVTDFYKELGVGDKSLKFHLEFSKYDSRAFGHETIVPDGALSEGDRFATGAGRITVFETPGHTEGSVSFYLEEAGILFSGDLLSALYDPPPLVMVERDGVGWMSHYEIYMRSLMKVREINPKILAPGHGSPIKRWDDLVERVILAHEALPERIEAFLREHKKVKLGRLAEEIYPKAMGPMLVLSINLVRGILARMEREGRVLISEEYLVRLAD
- a CDS encoding AMP-binding protein → MAEKNPYAEKPWLKFYDKHVKEKLKYPDKTYAELFKEAVKSVGNDHPAIYYMGSKITFGELDHYADKFANFLIKMGLKPGDTVGVNLPNIPAYYISIVGIQKAGCILTGVSPLLSAEELEYQLNDSEAKVLVTLDALLPRVEKIVGNTGVKAVVAAGIADYLPAIKSFLGKLLKKIPTGEVKPIEGITVKSYLELLDEMPGDPVLRKVKMDAPSLMQYTGGTTGPPKGAVLTQRNISNHIMQMTVWLDAKVGDDTMLSAFPLFHMAGLFVGMTAMSLGFSQVAIPNPRDLDFIISAIDKYRPNGIVNVPTIFIELLKKPKFRKLDFSSVKWFVSGAAPFPAEYIKEFESVVGKGKLLEVLGMTETSPVTTCLPLYGLKKPGSVGIPYPDTEVKLVDPTTGKIVPVGEAGEFVVKGPQVFTIGYHNKPEETKNALKGGWMYTGDICEMDKDGYFYVVDRLKDMVIVSGFKVFTRNVDDALMEHKDIDMAATIGLPDPNRPGSEIVATAIVLKSGVEGTDKLKEEIIEYMRKKVAKYEVPKRIDFMDELPVSAVGKILKRELRGMMK
- a CDS encoding TVP38/TMEM64 family protein, with the protein product MERSGKKDIRLFHLVFKELKGLLIFFLIVVGIYLLFRFSPLYEAYSVKYLKEFLRGLGNWAVPVFLLSYLILPLFVFPVSPLSMVSGIIFGTVSGFLLSAFGFIMNAWLAFFLARGMFREKIVAVVSGRGVNIDRGLAKNGVLVTFIIRFVPVTPVALQNYAVGLSGITFTQYTIGTILGGLIWVFVFVFIGDSLMKPGSREFFISIALWMTFFLISILVLIKNRTVFMD
- a CDS encoding SDR family NAD(P)-dependent oxidoreductase, whose amino-acid sequence is MEIKGRTAIVTGGASGLGEATVRMFASEGGKVGILDLDERGGEGLASELGGNVVFFKTDVTSEEEVNKAIGGTIDRFGALHFLVNCAGYGIGMRTITKEGPHDLAAFEKLVRLNLIGTFNVASKAAFEMSKNDPDEGETGAGERGVIINVSSAAAFEGQIGQTAYAASKAGVYGLTLPMARDLSGVGIRVVAIAPGLFLTPFFTKYMDEEKIRKLGESVPFPKRMGAMPEFGRLVRDVIKNPYLNGETIRLDGAFRLPPK
- a CDS encoding class I SAM-dependent methyltransferase — encoded protein: MGDEEYKYQYGFSEEHPDEMYDFEKRTRKGNKTMAVLLDYLSGKGKDPTELRLLDIGCSTGFMTRLYGRYFGEVVGIDIDEGAVRYAKENNSGENIGYFVSDSMDTGFDNESFDVISCTHIYEHVPDSKRLVSEIYRLLKKGGACYFAAGNRLVPIEGHYRLPLLSVIPKPLAHLYLRILGRGTYYYESHLTYLGLKRLVSPFEICDYTLKVIEDPERYHAADMVRPGSIKQKIALTFLKVAYFISPTYIWVLKKGDG
- a CDS encoding enoyl-CoA hydratase, which encodes MADENILVEKKDSILVITINRPEARNALSLVMLQEIERAFKAADEDDDVSVVIFTGAGDKAFSAGLDLNDMESFMNAEKDLKSKELFAGEGAFVAVRSMKKVVIAAVNGYAVTGGLELVLGCDVVIASETARFADTHARVGIVPGAGMTQILPRIIGTYRAKLMSFTGEFMDASEALSAGLASKVVPQGELMNEAMRVASLISSYSPDAVRRMKRMINVGGGLSLNEGMKVEAKEFADWKSGIKSEDAAGVGTDSIKKG
- a CDS encoding mechanosensitive ion channel family protein, whose amino-acid sequence is MVDWIIPFLFIFGGLVIGILFEKFILKRIERILEKTPLETDHFIIKAFKGMSILIFVTIGIYLAVVNIHASKKIRAVLDKALIVIIILVITIVAARIAVGFIEYYTKKIGKVFPSSSIFTNITYVVILSIGFLIILDYLGVSITPLLTALGVGGLAAALALQDTLANVFSGIHIIASGKVKPGDYIMLSSGEEGYVHDITWRNTTIRALRNNMIIVPNQKLSSSIITNYSHPETEMSVLYEVGVSYDSDLEFVEKVTVEVARETLDEVEGGVSLFEPLIRYNSFGDSSIKFNVILRVTTYEDQYRLKHEFIKRLHVRYKKEGIEIPFPITTINIHEKQ